Proteins from a genomic interval of Acidimicrobiales bacterium:
- a CDS encoding FAD-dependent oxidoreductase, giving the protein MVVGAGPAGLAAALGAARAGHGVLVVEAEDRVGGMAGSFDVAGQRVDLGSHRLHPAIAGEHLALLRDLLGDDLQVRPRHGRIHLSDRWLAFPLRLADLVRRLPPSFALGATRDAALGPFRRPRADTFAEVVRAGLGPTVAATFYEPYVTKLWGVPPDQLAGELARRRVSASSASDVLRRLVPRPRGGPSASGAPDKRTFLYPATGFGAISEALADAAVAAGADLRLGVAVDGVALGPDEVGVHLVDGSTVEAGRVWSTAPLPALVRWAHPAPPDGVLAAAGSIEHRGLVLVYLVVDRPQWTEFDAHYFPAADNPIARLSEPKNYRDGPDPADRTVLCAEVPADVGDATWTMSDADLGALVQDVLVRLGLPDPAPVAVEARRLPRVYPRYRVGFEHDLAALEEWAATHPELLTFGRQGLFVPDNTHHALVMGSAAAAALAGDGSFDEAAWQQARDGFRSHVVED; this is encoded by the coding sequence GTGGTCGTCGGAGCCGGCCCCGCGGGCCTGGCGGCCGCGCTCGGCGCCGCCCGGGCGGGCCATGGGGTCCTGGTGGTCGAGGCCGAGGACCGGGTCGGGGGCATGGCGGGGAGCTTCGACGTGGCCGGCCAGCGGGTCGACCTCGGCAGCCATCGCCTGCACCCCGCCATCGCCGGCGAGCACCTGGCCCTGCTGCGGGACCTGCTCGGCGACGACCTCCAGGTTCGGCCCCGCCATGGGCGCATCCACCTCTCCGACCGTTGGCTGGCCTTCCCGCTTCGCCTGGCCGACCTCGTGCGCCGCCTGCCGCCGTCCTTCGCCCTCGGGGCAACGCGCGACGCCGCCCTCGGCCCGTTCCGTCGCCCACGGGCCGACACCTTCGCCGAGGTGGTGCGGGCGGGGCTCGGGCCGACGGTCGCGGCCACCTTCTACGAGCCGTACGTCACCAAGCTCTGGGGGGTCCCGCCCGATCAGTTGGCCGGCGAGCTGGCTCGCCGGCGGGTGAGTGCCTCGTCCGCGTCCGACGTCCTGCGCCGCCTCGTGCCCCGGCCGAGGGGCGGTCCGTCCGCGAGCGGTGCGCCCGACAAGCGCACCTTCCTGTACCCGGCGACCGGTTTCGGCGCGATCTCGGAGGCCCTGGCCGATGCGGCGGTGGCCGCAGGTGCCGACCTCCGGTTGGGTGTCGCGGTCGACGGCGTCGCCCTCGGCCCGGACGAGGTCGGTGTCCATCTGGTCGACGGCTCGACGGTCGAGGCCGGGCGGGTCTGGTCGACCGCACCGCTTCCGGCCCTCGTCCGTTGGGCGCATCCGGCGCCGCCGGACGGCGTGCTGGCCGCCGCCGGAAGCATCGAGCACCGCGGCCTCGTCCTCGTGTACCTCGTGGTCGACCGCCCGCAGTGGACCGAGTTCGACGCCCACTACTTCCCCGCCGCGGACAACCCGATCGCCCGGCTGTCCGAGCCCAAGAACTACCGCGACGGGCCCGACCCTGCCGACCGCACGGTCCTCTGCGCCGAGGTGCCCGCCGACGTGGGCGACGCCACGTGGACGATGTCGGACGCCGACCTCGGGGCGCTCGTGCAGGACGTGCTCGTCCGTCTCGGCCTGCCCGACCCCGCGCCCGTCGCCGTCGAGGCGCGGCGCCTGCCCCGGGTCTACCCCCGCTACCGGGTCGGCTTCGAGCACGACCTGGCCGCCCTCGAGGAATGGGCGGCGACCCATCCCGAGCTGCTGACCTTCGGGCGCCAGGGTCTGTTCGTCCCGGACAACACCCACCACGCCCTGGTCATGGGTTCGGCCGCGGCCGCGGCGCTCGCCGGTGACGGCTCGTTCGACGAGGCGGCGTGGCAGCAGGCGCGCGACGGCTTCCGGTCCCACGTCGTGGAGGACTGA
- the bfr gene encoding bacterioferritin: protein MQGDPEIIELLNEVLTAELTAINQYFIHAKMCENWGYQRLAAKVRDESIDEMKDADELIERILFLEGVPNLQRLGSVTVGETVAEQFALDLVVEKAAVERYNRGIALAVAKGDNGTRELLEQRLKGEESHADWLETQLTLIDQVGLQNYLSQQIHGDD, encoded by the coding sequence ATGCAGGGCGACCCCGAGATCATCGAGCTGCTCAACGAGGTGTTGACGGCGGAGCTGACCGCCATCAACCAGTACTTCATCCACGCCAAGATGTGCGAGAACTGGGGTTACCAGCGCCTCGCCGCCAAGGTGCGCGACGAGTCCATCGACGAGATGAAGGACGCCGACGAGCTCATCGAGCGCATCCTCTTCCTCGAGGGTGTCCCCAACCTCCAGCGCCTCGGCAGCGTGACCGTCGGCGAGACCGTGGCCGAGCAGTTCGCCCTCGACCTCGTGGTCGAGAAGGCCGCCGTCGAGCGCTACAACCGGGGCATCGCCCTCGCCGTGGCCAAGGGCGACAACGGCACCCGCGAGCTGCTCGAGCAGCGCCTGAAGGGCGAGGAGTCCCACGCCGACTGGCTGGAGACCCAGCTCACCCTGATCGACCAGGTCGGCCTCCAGAACTACCTGTCCCAGCAGATCCACGGGGACGACTAG
- a CDS encoding (2Fe-2S)-binding protein gives MNDRRIRDEIIEGALDADALAERCGAGGQCGGCHETIEQLLRQFGLEATSSAAA, from the coding sequence GTGAACGATCGCCGCATCCGCGACGAGATCATCGAAGGGGCCCTGGACGCCGACGCGCTGGCCGAGCGCTGCGGCGCCGGTGGACAGTGCGGCGGCTGCCACGAGACCATTGAGCAGCTGTTGCGTCAGTTCGGCCTCGAGGCCACCTCCTCCGCCGCCGCCTGA
- the efeB gene encoding deferrochelatase/peroxidase EfeB, translated as MAGLSRRRFLHTAGGAALLGGVAGVLPACASAGEGSSVDLATAALDTDRRYLDPLGAHQVGVVATHQAEGLLAAFTVHARDRDELRDAFRALTEEIRRLMSGIPYEERDPDFPPLHTGTVGNPVPPSDLSVVVSVGASLFDERYGLADRRPVELEPMPFLANDRLDPDRTHGDLLLNIASADQEVTLFALRQLMRVTRGNLGLHWMLEGYNRRTEAAPGEAGVRNLMGFVDGTANLDPSDDGLMDRLVWVADGDREPAWATGGTYQVVRVIRMFVEFWDRTRLGEQEALIGRRKSDGAPLDGEVETDVPDYAADPDGERTPLDAHIRLANPRTAETEDQRILRKGFSYSRGFDGDGQLDQGLAFVSYQRSLERQFLPVQARLAGEPLEEYLLPEGGGFFFALPGTPDEGDFLGEGLLR; from the coding sequence ATGGCCGGGCTGAGCCGCCGGCGGTTCCTCCACACCGCCGGCGGCGCCGCCCTGCTGGGCGGCGTCGCCGGGGTGCTCCCCGCCTGTGCGAGCGCGGGCGAGGGCAGCTCGGTCGACCTCGCCACGGCGGCGCTCGACACCGACCGCCGCTACCTCGACCCACTGGGGGCCCACCAGGTCGGGGTGGTGGCCACGCACCAGGCCGAGGGCCTGCTCGCTGCGTTCACCGTCCACGCCCGCGACCGGGACGAGCTGCGGGACGCGTTCCGAGCGCTGACCGAGGAGATCCGGCGTCTCATGTCGGGCATCCCGTACGAGGAGCGTGACCCGGACTTCCCGCCGCTGCACACGGGCACCGTGGGCAACCCCGTCCCGCCGTCGGACCTCAGCGTGGTGGTCTCGGTCGGGGCGAGCCTCTTCGACGAGCGCTACGGCCTCGCCGACCGTCGACCGGTCGAGCTCGAGCCGATGCCCTTCCTCGCCAACGACCGCCTCGACCCCGACCGGACCCACGGCGACCTGCTGTTGAACATCGCCAGCGCCGACCAGGAGGTCACGCTCTTCGCGTTGCGTCAGCTGATGCGGGTCACCCGCGGCAACCTCGGCCTGCACTGGATGCTCGAGGGCTACAACCGCCGCACCGAAGCCGCTCCGGGTGAGGCCGGGGTGCGCAACCTCATGGGCTTCGTGGACGGAACCGCCAACCTCGACCCCTCCGACGACGGGCTCATGGACCGCCTCGTGTGGGTGGCTGACGGCGATCGCGAGCCGGCGTGGGCGACGGGCGGCACCTACCAGGTGGTGCGGGTCATCCGCATGTTCGTCGAGTTCTGGGACCGCACCCGCCTCGGCGAGCAGGAGGCGCTGATCGGCCGGCGCAAGTCCGATGGGGCTCCCCTCGACGGCGAGGTCGAGACCGACGTGCCCGACTACGCCGCCGACCCCGACGGCGAGCGGACACCCCTCGACGCCCACATCCGCCTGGCCAACCCGCGCACGGCCGAGACCGAGGACCAGCGCATCCTGCGCAAGGGCTTCAGCTACTCACGCGGCTTCGACGGCGACGGCCAGCTCGACCAGGGCCTCGCCTTCGTCTCCTACCAGCGCAGCCTCGAGCGCCAGTTCCTGCCCGTCCAGGCCCGCCTGGCCGGCGAGCCGCTGGAGGAGTACCTCCTGCCCGAGGGCGGCGGGTTCTTCTTCGCCCTCCCCGGCACACCCGACGAGGGCGACTTCTTGGGCGAGGGCCTGCTCCGGTGA
- a CDS encoding EfeM/EfeO family lipoprotein — MHHRPLARLATAATVALLLTGAAACTDDGGDVRSTGSASGSGSGSGSASGSGSGSGSASGISEDEAAQTTENELITAALAEYKVYVLDQIDETIAATTVFTDAVRDGDVAAAQEAYAPSRQGWERIEPVAGLVEEIDGAVDARVDDFEGVDDPAFTGWHRIEYLLWEEDDAEAAAPFADQLDEDLQTLKTEVTDMDIPPAALVVGAADLIEEVSTGKITGEEDRYSHTDLWDFAANVEGSGEGIELLAPALEEADPELLSAIEADFDELDDQLEEYEDGQGGYLDYTELTDEDRDAMAATLAGLSERLAEMAGVLNLESS; from the coding sequence GTGCACCATCGCCCCCTTGCCCGCCTCGCCACCGCCGCCACGGTGGCCCTGCTGCTCACCGGGGCCGCCGCCTGCACCGACGACGGCGGTGACGTGCGCTCCACCGGCTCGGCCTCGGGGTCCGGCTCCGGTTCGGGGTCGGCCTCTGGGTCGGGCTCGGGGTCCGGCTCCGCGAGCGGCATCTCCGAGGACGAAGCGGCACAGACGACAGAGAACGAGCTGATCACCGCCGCACTCGCGGAGTACAAGGTCTACGTCCTCGACCAGATCGACGAGACCATCGCCGCCACCACCGTGTTCACCGACGCGGTGCGCGACGGCGACGTCGCCGCCGCCCAGGAGGCCTACGCCCCGTCCCGCCAGGGCTGGGAGCGCATCGAGCCGGTGGCCGGCCTCGTCGAGGAGATCGACGGTGCCGTCGACGCCCGCGTGGACGACTTCGAAGGCGTGGACGACCCCGCCTTCACCGGCTGGCACCGCATCGAGTACCTGCTGTGGGAGGAGGACGACGCCGAGGCCGCCGCGCCGTTCGCCGACCAGCTCGACGAGGACCTCCAGACCCTGAAGACCGAGGTCACCGACATGGACATCCCGCCGGCCGCCCTCGTGGTGGGCGCCGCCGATCTCATCGAAGAGGTCTCCACCGGCAAGATCACCGGCGAGGAGGACCGCTACTCGCACACCGACCTCTGGGACTTCGCCGCCAACGTCGAGGGCTCCGGAGAGGGGATCGAGCTCCTCGCCCCCGCCCTCGAGGAGGCGGATCCCGAGCTGCTGTCCGCCATCGAGGCGGACTTCGACGAGCTCGACGACCAGCTCGAGGAGTACGAGGACGGGCAGGGCGGCTACCTCGACTACACCGAGCTCACCGACGAGGACCGCGACGCCATGGCCGCCACCCTGGCCGGCCTCTCCGAGCGCCTCGCCGAGATGGCAGGCGTGCTGAACCTCGAGTCGAGCTGA